The genomic DNA CATGGGATTCACCGCGCTCGAAGGCCTGCCCATGGGCACGCGCCCCGGGCGCCTGGATGCGGGCGTGGTGCTGTGGATGATGGAACAGGGCATGTCGCACGACGACATCGAGCACCTGCTGTACCACGACTGCGGCATGAAGGGCCTGTCGGGCATCAGCAACGACATGCGCGAGCTGCTGGCCAGCGACGCGCCGTCGGCCAGGCTGGCGCTCAAGTACTTCGCCTGGCGCGTGGCCGAAGGCATGATCGGCCTGGGCTGCGCCATGAACGGCATCGACGGCATCGTCTTCACCGCGGGCGTCGGCGAGAACTCGGCCGAGATCCGCCAGGCCATCAGCGAGCATTGGGGCTGGCTCGGCATCAAGCTGGATCCCGAGCGCAATGCGCATCACGGGCCGCGCATTTCCAGCGACGACAGCCGCATCGGCGTGTACGTGGTGCGCACCAACGAAGAACTGATCATCGCGCAGCACACGCTGGCCCTGGTGAAGCAACGATGAGCGCCGCCCTGCCTCTTGCCGGCAAGCGCGGCCTGGTCACCGGCATCGCCAACGCCGACTCCATCGCCTGGGGCTGCGCCAAGGCGTTCCGCGCCATGGGCGCGGAACTGGCCGTGACCTACCTGAACGACAAGGCCCGCCCGCACGTCGAGCCGCTGGCGCGCCAGGTCGACGCGCCGCTGCTGATGCCGCTGGACCTGCTGCGCGAGGGCGAGCTGGAGGCGGTGTTCGAGCGCATCGCGACCGAATGGGGCGGCCTGGACTTCGTGCTGCATTCCATCGCCTACGCCCCGCGCGACGACCTGCACGGCCGCGTCACCGACTGCTCGCGCGCCGGCTTCCTGACGGCCATGGACGTGTCGTGCTGGTCGTTCATCCGCATGGCCAAGCTGGCCGAGCCGCTGATGCCGACCGGCGGCACCTTGTTCTGCATGAGCTACTACGGCTCGCAGATGGTGGTCGAGCACTACAACATGATGGGCCCGGTGAAGGCCGCGCTGGAATCGGCCACCCGCTACCTGGCGGCCGAGCTCGGCCCGCAGGGCATCCGCGTGCATGCGATCTCACCCGGACCGCTCAAGACCCGCGCCGCCTCGGGCATTGCCGAGTTCGACGCGCTGCTCGACCGCGCCCAGGCCAAGGCGCCGGCGCGCAGCCTGGTGTCGATCGACGACGTCGGCGAGGCCACCGCCTGGCTCGCCACCGACGCCGCCCGCCGCATGACCGGGCAGACGCTGTATATCGACGGCGGCTATCACATCATCGATTGAGGCGCGGGCGCCACGGCCCGCGCCGAGTATCAGGAGAGCGTGGCTGGCGCCGGCCCCTGGCGCCAGCGCTCGATGGCCTCGACCGCCTGTTCGGGCGACGCAAAGATCTTGTCACGGCCGATGCGCTCGGCCAGGCCCGAGCGCTCCAGCGCCATGCGGAACTGGCCGTGGCCGCCCGCCACCAGCAGCACCATCCCGCGGTCGCGCAGCTCGCGCCGCAATTCGTACAGCGCCTCGATGGCGTCGGCATCGGCCTGCGTCATGGCTTCGGCGTCCAGCACGAACCAGGTGACATCGCCGGCCTGCTCGATGATTTCGCGCGCGCGCCGGCGGAAAGCGTCCGCGTTGAAGAACCACACCGACGACTCGAACAGCCAGATCACCGCGCCCGGCACCGGCTGCGCCTGCGGGTTCAGGTGCATCTTGCCCAGCACCGACTCGCCCGGCAGCCGCCCGAGCAGCGCATCGCGCGGATTGCCGGACACGTACATGGCGTACAGCAGGGTCGCGCCCACCGACACCGCCACGCCCTGCAGTACGCCGAAGCCCACCACGCCCACGGCCGCCAGGATGCCGAAGGCCAGCTCGATGCGCGAAATGCGCGCCAGCCGCATGAAGGCCTGGCCGTCGAACAGGCTGGCGGCCGCCAGCAGCAGGATCGCCGACAGCACCGCCTGCGGCAGCCAATAGAGCGGCGCGCTCAGCAGGCCCACCACGACGGCCAGCGCCACCGCCGCGCTCACGCCCACCAATGGCGACGAGCCGCCCGCGGCCAGGCCCACCGCCGTGCGCGAATCGGCCCCCGTCACCACGAAGCCCTGGAACAGCCCGGCCGCCACGTTGGCCGCGCCGAAACCGACCAGCTCGCGGTTCGGATCGACGTGTTCGCCGGTGCGCGCGGCAAAGCTGCGCGCCGTCACGATGCCGCTGGAAAAACTCACCACCAGCACACCCGCCGCGCCCAGCAGGATGTTGTCCACGCCGTCCAGCCGCACCGGCAGGCGCAGCGCCGGCAGGCCCGCCGGCACCTCGCCCACCACCGCGATGCCAAGGCTGGGAAAATCGAACAGCCACGACAGCAGGCAGGCGCCCACCACCAGCATGATCGGCCCCGGCCAGGTCGGCCGCCAGCGCTTGATCGCCACCAGCAGCAGGCACGACGCCAGCCCCAGGCACAGCGTCGGAATGCGGATCTCCGACACGCGCCGCGACAGTTCCAGGAACGGATGCACCAGCCCGCTGTTGCGCAGGCCCACGCCGGTCAGGCCGCTCAGTTGCGACAGCGCCAGCGTCACCGCCACGCCCGCCATGTAGCCGATCAGCACCGGCCGCGACAGCAGGTTGGCCAGCACGCCCAGCCGCAGCAGCCGCGCGATCAGGCAGCCCACCCCCACGGTCAGCGCAATGCCGGTCGCCGCCACCAGGCGGTCTTCGGGCGAGGTCAGCGCCATGCCGGTCAGCGTCGCCGCGATCAGTGTGCAGGTGGCCGTGTCCGGCCCCACGATCAAGGTGCGCGACGACCCGAACAGCGCGTACCCCAGCATGCCCGCGATGGCCGCCCACAGCCCCGCCACCGGCGGCACGCCCATCATCGCGGCATACGCCAGCCCCACCGGCAGCGCCACCGCGGCCACGCTCAGGCCCGCGGCAATATCGCGGCCCGCGGACTCCCGGGTCATGCCCCGGAAATTGTTCAGGCCAGGAAGAAAACGTAGGTTCATGGTGCTGCGGGGCAGGCGAAACGTGGACGGATACCGCGGAGCGCGGGCGAGCGCCAAGCCTACACCAGTCCGCGTCCCCCAAACCGGGGGAGAATCAAGCGCCGATCGACCGTAAACGCGCCTTCATTCCAAAAAGGAATCGACTTCCTTAAATATTTATCCCTTTTTATCAATCTGGGGATTGCGTAGAGTCTGGGGCACAACAGATGCGGCCTCGCGGCCGCTCACGGGGCCGTCCAGCGGCCCTTGAACAAGAGCGCGGCCGAACCCATGGACCGCGCGCCAGGAGACCCCAGCATGCCCCACGCATTCCTGCGCCGCGCC from Achromobacter xylosoxidans includes the following:
- the fabI gene encoding enoyl-ACP reductase FabI, with protein sequence MSAALPLAGKRGLVTGIANADSIAWGCAKAFRAMGAELAVTYLNDKARPHVEPLARQVDAPLLMPLDLLREGELEAVFERIATEWGGLDFVLHSIAYAPRDDLHGRVTDCSRAGFLTAMDVSCWSFIRMAKLAEPLMPTGGTLFCMSYYGSQMVVEHYNMMGPVKAALESATRYLAAELGPQGIRVHAISPGPLKTRAASGIAEFDALLDRAQAKAPARSLVSIDDVGEATAWLATDAARRMTGQTLYIDGGYHIID
- a CDS encoding SulP family inorganic anion transporter; its protein translation is MNLRFLPGLNNFRGMTRESAGRDIAAGLSVAAVALPVGLAYAAMMGVPPVAGLWAAIAGMLGYALFGSSRTLIVGPDTATCTLIAATLTGMALTSPEDRLVAATGIALTVGVGCLIARLLRLGVLANLLSRPVLIGYMAGVAVTLALSQLSGLTGVGLRNSGLVHPFLELSRRVSEIRIPTLCLGLASCLLLVAIKRWRPTWPGPIMLVVGACLLSWLFDFPSLGIAVVGEVPAGLPALRLPVRLDGVDNILLGAAGVLVVSFSSGIVTARSFAARTGEHVDPNRELVGFGAANVAAGLFQGFVVTGADSRTAVGLAAGGSSPLVGVSAAVALAVVVGLLSAPLYWLPQAVLSAILLLAAASLFDGQAFMRLARISRIELAFGILAAVGVVGFGVLQGVAVSVGATLLYAMYVSGNPRDALLGRLPGESVLGKMHLNPQAQPVPGAVIWLFESSVWFFNADAFRRRAREIIEQAGDVTWFVLDAEAMTQADADAIEALYELRRELRDRGMVLLVAGGHGQFRMALERSGLAERIGRDKIFASPEQAVEAIERWRQGPAPATLS